One stretch of Micromonospora echinospora DNA includes these proteins:
- a CDS encoding cysteine desulfurase-like protein, with protein MAFDVARVRAAYPALGEGFVHFDGAGGTQTAAGVIEAVTGAMRAATGNRSTAFVPGRRALELVAGARAAVADLLGAQPSGVVLGPSATALTYTLARTLGAGWRPGDEVVVSRLDHDANVRPWVQAAEAAGATVRWAEFDPVTGDLPTGQYADLVTERTRLVAVTAGSNAIGTVPDVAAIAKTAHAAGALVCVDGVHSVPHGPTDLATLGADFLVTSAYKWSGPHLAAMAADPARWGQLRPAKLIPSADAVPDRFEYGTPSFPLLAGVTAAVDHLAGLDPSATGDRRERVRAGLAAAQAHEEAVFDRLLAGLTGRSFVTVYGTPARRCPTVSFRVAGRSPAETAAALGEAGLCLSHGDYYAYEYFRTTGLRADGGAVRASVYHYNTVEEVDRLLVELDRLAGPGGRMAR; from the coding sequence ATGGCTTTCGACGTCGCCCGGGTCCGGGCCGCCTACCCCGCTCTGGGCGAGGGCTTCGTCCACTTCGACGGTGCCGGGGGCACCCAGACCGCCGCCGGCGTGATCGAGGCGGTGACCGGCGCCATGCGCGCCGCCACCGGCAACCGCAGCACGGCCTTCGTGCCCGGCCGCCGGGCCCTGGAGCTGGTCGCCGGGGCGCGGGCCGCGGTCGCCGACCTGCTCGGTGCGCAGCCGTCGGGTGTGGTGCTCGGTCCGAGCGCCACCGCGCTGACGTACACCCTGGCGCGGACGCTCGGCGCCGGCTGGCGGCCGGGCGACGAGGTGGTGGTCTCCCGGCTGGACCACGACGCGAACGTCCGGCCCTGGGTGCAGGCCGCCGAGGCGGCCGGCGCCACGGTGCGCTGGGCCGAGTTCGACCCGGTGACCGGCGACCTGCCCACCGGCCAGTACGCCGACCTGGTCACCGAGCGCACCCGGCTGGTCGCGGTGACCGCCGGCAGCAACGCGATCGGCACGGTGCCGGACGTGGCGGCGATCGCCAAGACCGCGCACGCGGCCGGCGCGCTGGTCTGCGTCGACGGCGTGCACTCGGTGCCGCACGGCCCTACCGACCTGGCCACGCTCGGCGCGGACTTCCTGGTGACCAGCGCGTACAAGTGGTCCGGGCCGCACCTGGCGGCGATGGCCGCCGACCCGGCGCGGTGGGGGCAGCTGCGCCCGGCGAAGCTGATCCCCTCCGCCGACGCGGTCCCGGACCGGTTCGAGTACGGCACGCCGAGCTTCCCGCTGCTGGCCGGGGTGACCGCCGCGGTGGACCACCTGGCCGGCCTGGATCCGTCCGCGACCGGCGACCGCCGGGAGCGGGTACGCGCCGGGCTGGCCGCCGCGCAGGCGCACGAGGAGGCGGTCTTCGACCGGCTGCTCGCCGGGCTGACCGGCCGGTCGTTCGTGACCGTCTACGGGACGCCGGCCCGGCGCTGCCCGACGGTGTCGTTCCGGGTGGCCGGCCGGTCCCCGGCCGAGACGGCGGCGGCGTTGGGCGAGGCGGGCCTGTGCCTGTCGCACGGCGACTACTACGCCTACGAGTACTTCCGCACCACGGGCCTGCGCGCGGACGGCGGCGCGGTCCGGGCCAGCGTCTACCACTACAACACCGTCGAGGAGGTGGACCGGCTGCTGGTCGAACTGGACCGGCTGGCCGGCCCCGGAGGGAGAATGGCCCGGTGA